In a genomic window of Lacrimispora sp. BS-2:
- a CDS encoding HDOD domain-containing protein, with translation MDRYVTRQPIKALEEDKIIGYEVLFQKDYDALYNSSDVAAADTIAGFLMQNTERIFQDKLTFVTFTPSLLFRNMPKIFDKDKLIIQIEDHVMIHPLSPTIIKKYRTEGYVFAINDFQFSPKYFAMLDYVTYIKVDISSKHEGRERISLNNLINTMKGFDKKCIATGVNTKEDYELAMEVGADYAEGSYVAEAMARKVKRLEFLEGNFFQLVVEVSKDEPDIERIEEVISHDAALSYALLKIVNSAYFALRRRVSSIRQALVTMGISQLKQWVYLLSFNNDFESDESREAMMKLSFLRANYAMVLSDYIEDLPIIRSEVYMMGMFSTLQYMIDAPLEEILEEVPVAQEIKDALLSQEGICGALYKLILSYENADWKAVKSLSNELGIPSSLLAQTYMDCVETVNEIWEGVISNGDRESENVIKEAHT, from the coding sequence GTGGCGGCGGCAGATACCATTGCAGGTTTTCTTATGCAGAACACCGAAAGGATTTTCCAGGATAAACTTACATTTGTAACATTTACTCCTTCTTTGTTGTTTCGTAATATGCCGAAAATTTTTGATAAGGATAAATTAATTATTCAAATTGAAGATCATGTAATGATCCATCCCTTATCACCCACCATAATCAAAAAATACCGCACAGAAGGCTATGTATTTGCCATCAATGATTTCCAGTTCTCTCCCAAGTATTTTGCCATGCTGGATTATGTTACCTACATAAAAGTGGATATCAGCAGCAAACACGAAGGAAGAGAACGGATTTCCTTAAATAATCTGATCAATACCATGAAAGGCTTTGATAAGAAATGCATTGCAACCGGAGTCAATACCAAGGAGGATTATGAGCTTGCCATGGAAGTCGGTGCTGACTATGCGGAAGGCAGTTATGTGGCAGAGGCCATGGCCAGGAAAGTAAAGCGGCTGGAATTCCTGGAAGGGAATTTCTTCCAGCTTGTTGTGGAGGTATCGAAAGATGAACCGGATATTGAACGGATAGAAGAGGTCATAAGCCATGATGCGGCGTTAAGCTACGCTCTTCTTAAAATCGTGAATTCCGCATATTTTGCCCTGCGAAGACGGGTGTCATCCATCCGCCAGGCGCTGGTGACCATGGGAATCAGCCAGTTAAAGCAATGGGTATATCTTTTAAGCTTTAACAATGATTTTGAAAGTGATGAGTCCCGTGAGGCCATGATGAAGCTGTCCTTCCTTCGGGCTAATTACGCGATGGTCCTTTCCGACTACATCGAGGACCTGCCCATTATCCGGTCAGAGGTTTATATGATGGGAATGTTCTCGACCCTGCAGTACATGATTGATGCGCCTTTGGAGGAAATACTGGAAGAAGTACCGGTAGCCCAGGAGATTAAGGATGCACTTCTTAGCCAGGAAGGGATATGCGGAGCACTTTACAAACTCATTCTCAGCTATGAAAATGCGGACTGGAAAGCAGTAAAATCCCTGTCAAATGAATTAGGTATTCCTTCTTCTTTGCTGGCGCAAACCTATATGGATTGTGTGGAAACGGTAAATGAGATATGGGAAGGGGTTATAAGCAACGGAGACCGGGAATCAGAGAATGTAATAAAAGAAGCCCACACCTAA